The following are from one region of the Salicibibacter kimchii genome:
- the ispG gene encoding flavodoxin-dependent (E)-4-hydroxy-3-methylbut-2-enyl-diphosphate synthase, with product MSEMIHRTKTRPVRVGNLVIGGSDEVIIQSMTTTKTEDVEATVEEILRLEEAGCHIVRVACPNDKAADALPEIKSRINIPLVVDIHFDHRKALKAIEAGADKIRINPGNIGSREKVEMVVEAAKEKGVPIRIGVNAGSLERHLLEKYGYPTADAMVESALHHIAILEELDFHDIIVSMKASNVDLAIEAYTKAAQAFSYPLHLGITESGTLFAGTVKSAAGLGALLDKGIGNTMRISLSADPVEEVKVARELTKTFGLASDAATLIACPTCGRIEIDLISIANDVEDYIAQIKAPIKVAVLGCAVNGPGEAREADIGIAGAKGEGLLFRHGEIIRKVPEETMVDELKKEVDKLAEEHYAKLEEAETSQ from the coding sequence ATGAGCGAAATGATCCACCGAACGAAAACGAGGCCGGTTCGTGTCGGCAACCTAGTCATTGGCGGTAGTGATGAAGTTATCATTCAAAGCATGACGACAACGAAGACAGAGGATGTCGAAGCGACGGTTGAAGAGATCTTGCGTCTTGAAGAAGCAGGGTGCCATATCGTTCGGGTGGCTTGTCCTAACGATAAAGCTGCGGATGCACTTCCCGAGATTAAATCACGCATCAACATCCCCCTGGTCGTTGATATTCACTTTGATCACCGTAAAGCGCTGAAAGCCATCGAAGCCGGTGCAGATAAAATCCGGATCAACCCGGGAAACATCGGATCGCGTGAAAAAGTCGAGATGGTGGTCGAAGCTGCCAAAGAAAAAGGGGTTCCCATACGCATCGGCGTAAATGCCGGATCACTTGAACGTCATCTTCTTGAGAAATATGGCTACCCTACCGCCGATGCAATGGTCGAGAGTGCCCTGCATCATATCGCGATCCTGGAAGAGTTGGATTTTCATGACATTATCGTCTCCATGAAAGCATCCAATGTGGACCTGGCGATTGAAGCCTATACAAAAGCTGCGCAAGCCTTTAGTTACCCTCTTCATTTGGGTATCACCGAATCCGGGACATTATTTGCCGGTACGGTAAAAAGCGCTGCCGGCCTAGGAGCGCTTTTGGATAAAGGCATCGGAAATACGATGCGCATATCGCTCAGCGCCGATCCTGTCGAGGAAGTAAAAGTCGCACGCGAACTGACAAAAACATTCGGTCTTGCTTCAGATGCGGCCACATTAATCGCTTGCCCGACGTGCGGGCGGATTGAAATTGATCTCATCAGCATCGCCAACGACGTCGAAGATTACATCGCCCAAATTAAGGCTCCGATCAAAGTCGCCGTCCTCGGCTGTGCCGTTAACGGCCCCGGAGAGGCTCGGGAAGCGGATATCGGCATCGCCGGGGCAAAAGGAGAAGGACTCCTTTTCCGCCATGGAGAAATTATTCGAAAAGTCCCCGAAGAGACGATGGTCGATGAGCTGAAAAAAGAAGTCGATAAATTGGCGGAAGAACATTACGCCAAACTTGAAGAAGCAGAGACTTCTCAATAA
- a CDS encoding DUF1002 domain-containing protein, with product MKKIVAGVTVSVLIGAGVMSSPSSAAADAAPGDIIITLGEDLSDEERETVLSEMDGGEQDTIIEVTNEEEHDYLGEYIPAAEIGSNAISSSQITIAEAGTGIDVETNRINYVTEGMYANALVTAGVEDADIYVTAPFEVSGTGALTGLIKAYEIETDVDIPEDQKRVANEELVKTGELSENHGTEEATELMARIKEAIGEEDVETEEDLRNLIERIADEIGITLTDEEMDGLVSLFERMQDLDIDWDHVQNQISQIRDNIDEWVSSEEAQGFVQSILDFFSELIDTVRGWFEGSGSESGS from the coding sequence ATGAAAAAAATCGTTGCAGGGGTAACAGTGTCCGTATTGATAGGCGCAGGTGTTATGTCCTCACCATCTAGCGCAGCTGCCGACGCGGCGCCGGGTGATATTATTATTACCCTTGGCGAAGATTTAAGTGATGAAGAAAGAGAAACGGTTTTATCGGAAATGGATGGCGGTGAACAGGATACAATTATAGAAGTGACAAACGAGGAAGAGCATGACTATTTGGGAGAGTATATCCCTGCCGCTGAAATCGGAAGTAACGCCATCTCTTCTTCGCAAATCACGATAGCGGAAGCGGGAACAGGCATTGATGTAGAGACAAACCGGATTAATTATGTAACTGAAGGCATGTACGCAAATGCGCTCGTCACCGCAGGCGTTGAAGATGCCGATATATACGTCACCGCACCGTTTGAAGTTTCCGGTACCGGGGCGTTAACAGGTCTCATCAAAGCTTATGAAATCGAAACAGACGTAGATATTCCCGAAGATCAAAAACGGGTGGCCAACGAAGAGCTCGTAAAGACCGGTGAACTTAGTGAAAATCACGGGACAGAAGAAGCAACGGAATTAATGGCGAGAATTAAAGAAGCGATCGGGGAAGAAGATGTGGAAACGGAAGAAGACTTGCGAAACCTCATCGAGCGCATCGCCGATGAGATTGGCATCACGTTAACGGATGAGGAAATGGACGGACTTGTGTCCTTGTTTGAACGAATGCAAGACCTCGATATCGATTGGGATCACGTGCAAAATCAAATTTCTCAAATACGGGATAATATCGATGAGTGGGTGAGTTCGGAGGAAGCACAAGGGTTCGTCCAATCGATTCTTGATTTTTTCAGTGAATTGATCGATACGGTCCGCGGTTGGTTTGAAGGCAGCGGCTCGGAGTCAGGCTCTTAA
- a CDS encoding NfeD family protein, translating to MEWLDIEIFGFLVVFLATMLFFGELLVKAKGIFGIIGFALITLYFAHHIGDASGLWVIILYAAGLISIVIDGKVLGDGTLSFVGAVLMIIGLTVPAPGLMYAFLVGFAVMLGALASFFFTKVFPRRELWSKMTLKETMSSEEGYNSMNEGYSELIGKEGIALTDFRPIGTIEIEGQAYSATTGASWLEKNTTVRVTSVDGTRIVVSPQPKNT from the coding sequence ATGGAGTGGCTTGATATTGAAATTTTCGGCTTTCTCGTCGTTTTTTTGGCAACGATGTTATTTTTCGGGGAATTGCTTGTAAAAGCAAAAGGGATATTCGGAATTATCGGATTTGCATTGATTACGCTTTATTTTGCTCATCATATCGGAGATGCGTCGGGGTTGTGGGTGATCATTCTTTATGCGGCTGGTTTGATATCGATCGTAATTGACGGCAAAGTACTCGGGGATGGTACATTGTCATTTGTCGGCGCCGTCTTAATGATTATCGGACTGACGGTTCCCGCCCCGGGTTTAATGTACGCGTTTCTCGTCGGATTCGCGGTGATGTTGGGGGCGTTAGCGTCCTTTTTCTTTACGAAAGTATTCCCGCGTCGTGAATTGTGGTCAAAAATGACGTTGAAAGAAACAATGTCGAGTGAAGAAGGTTACAATTCCATGAATGAAGGATATAGTGAATTGATTGGAAAAGAAGGCATAGCACTGACGGATTTTCGCCCGATCGGCACGATTGAAATCGAAGGGCAAGCGTACAGTGCTACAACGGGAGCATCATGGTTGGAAAAAAATACGACAGTTAGGGTGACATCGGTGGACGGCACCAGAATTGTTGTAAGCCCCCAACCCAAGAATACGTAA
- a CDS encoding DUF1189 domain-containing protein, whose amino-acid sequence MNVWKSFFYSLFSPTMIGRFRRQKIGRTILYVFLLVLITNIPAAISISSFAVTAGDRLQQVLAEDIPDYEVASETLAVEDGETPFSAHIDDTLVILDDSGEVTPSDFEGEANVTALLEDRAFMVADGEVEQMEYGAFSFTKSELQEATGSFLELLPAFIALILILLYLFASGMKFIGVFAISGIGLLLKRIYPARLQYRHLWVMSAYIATLPSVAGTFLDVFGHNGDFLFFIYWLLVIGISILVFRTLPRPKPRVRAE is encoded by the coding sequence GTGAATGTATGGAAATCTTTTTTTTACAGTTTGTTTTCCCCGACGATGATCGGGCGTTTCCGGAGGCAAAAAATCGGCAGAACGATTTTGTATGTATTTCTGCTCGTGCTCATCACCAACATTCCCGCTGCCATTTCCATAAGTTCGTTCGCCGTCACCGCCGGCGACCGCCTACAACAAGTGCTCGCCGAGGATATTCCGGATTACGAAGTGGCATCGGAAACATTGGCCGTTGAAGATGGAGAAACGCCGTTTTCGGCCCATATCGATGATACCCTGGTCATCCTTGATGATTCGGGAGAAGTAACCCCGAGCGATTTCGAGGGCGAAGCAAACGTCACCGCCCTGTTGGAGGATCGCGCCTTCATGGTCGCCGATGGGGAGGTAGAGCAAATGGAGTATGGAGCATTTAGCTTCACGAAGTCTGAACTTCAGGAAGCGACCGGAAGTTTTTTGGAACTCCTGCCCGCGTTTATTGCTTTAATCTTAATCCTTTTATATTTGTTTGCCTCGGGGATGAAGTTTATCGGTGTGTTCGCGATCTCGGGTATAGGGTTGTTGCTTAAAAGGATTTATCCCGCCCGTTTGCAGTATCGCCATCTTTGGGTGATGAGCGCTTATATCGCCACGCTGCCCTCGGTAGCCGGAACGTTTCTTGACGTCTTTGGCCACAATGGCGACTTCTTGTTCTTCATCTATTGGCTGCTCGTAATCGGGATATCCATTCTTGTCTTTCGCACGCTTCCAAGACCAAAACCTCGCGTTCGGGCAGAATGA
- a CDS encoding Na/Pi cotransporter family protein, whose translation MDLQELLFMFLGGLGIFLFGLKYMSDGLTKIAGDRLRELLDRFTSNPIKGVIVGIVVTGLLQSSTSTTVLTIGLVNAGFMTLRQAIGVIMGANVGTTVTAFIIGIDITDYALPIIFIGTFLLFFFKNRTATNYGQVIFGFGALFLGLTVMSEGVYPLRDNPAFEELTISMSDNPLLGVIIGAAFTVLVQSSTAAIGLLQQLYDVGAISLNAALPVLFGDNIGTTITAVLASIGASVAAKRAALSHVIFNLIGAVIILILLQPFTALIAVIEESFNLASPMTIAVSHGVFNVANLLIQVSFIGVLATIVTKLIPGKGTEIDHKAKHLDPSFIQRAPAIALGQARSEVLRMADYAQQGLHEVNKYIKRHQRKNAERATQYEAAINNLDHEITSYLMQISNRSLSAENSYVHTMLFDTVRDIERIGDHFENIMELVDYQMRNKVTISEEAKEDLDEMVSLTLHTLQDAIYAMEHHDLDAARATEKQEAEIDRMERKLRRKHIMRMNDGRCSGSAGVIFVDIISNLERIGDHSVNIAQAVLNEQ comes from the coding sequence TTGGACCTGCAAGAGCTCCTGTTTATGTTTTTGGGGGGGCTGGGGATCTTTCTGTTTGGCCTTAAATACATGAGTGACGGCCTTACGAAAATCGCCGGTGACCGCTTGCGCGAGTTGTTGGATCGGTTCACCTCTAATCCGATCAAAGGTGTAATTGTAGGAATTGTGGTGACGGGTTTATTACAGTCAAGTACGAGTACGACTGTACTGACCATCGGACTTGTGAACGCTGGTTTTATGACATTGAGACAGGCAATTGGCGTTATTATGGGCGCAAACGTGGGGACGACGGTTACTGCATTCATTATCGGGATTGATATCACGGACTACGCGCTACCGATTATTTTTATCGGGACTTTTTTGCTGTTTTTCTTTAAAAATCGTACGGCTACCAACTATGGGCAAGTGATTTTCGGGTTTGGTGCCTTGTTTCTTGGCCTCACGGTGATGAGTGAAGGAGTTTATCCCCTAAGAGACAACCCGGCGTTCGAGGAGCTTACCATCAGCATGAGTGATAATCCGCTTTTAGGGGTTATTATCGGGGCTGCTTTTACTGTCCTCGTCCAAAGTTCGACTGCGGCAATCGGGTTGTTGCAGCAGCTTTATGACGTGGGGGCGATTAGTTTAAACGCTGCACTGCCCGTATTGTTTGGAGATAACATTGGGACGACGATAACGGCTGTTTTGGCCTCCATCGGTGCGTCGGTAGCCGCTAAGCGGGCAGCGCTTAGCCACGTTATTTTTAATTTAATCGGCGCTGTGATCATACTGATTTTATTACAGCCGTTTACGGCATTAATAGCCGTCATTGAGGAGAGTTTTAATCTCGCCTCCCCAATGACCATTGCTGTTTCCCATGGAGTTTTTAACGTCGCGAACTTGCTTATTCAAGTATCATTCATCGGAGTATTGGCAACGATTGTAACGAAGCTCATCCCCGGGAAAGGGACGGAAATTGACCATAAAGCAAAACATTTGGACCCATCATTTATTCAACGCGCGCCGGCCATTGCCCTCGGACAAGCTCGATCTGAAGTTTTGCGCATGGCTGATTATGCACAACAGGGGCTGCATGAAGTCAATAAGTACATCAAGCGGCATCAACGCAAAAATGCCGAGCGAGCTACCCAGTACGAGGCGGCCATTAACAATTTGGATCATGAGATCACGAGCTATTTGATGCAAATTTCCAATCGATCTTTATCTGCCGAGAATTCCTATGTGCATACCATGCTCTTTGACACCGTTCGAGACATCGAAAGAATCGGTGACCATTTTGAAAATATAATGGAACTCGTTGATTATCAAATGAGAAACAAGGTGACGATTTCCGAAGAAGCAAAAGAGGATCTCGATGAAATGGTTTCGCTCACGCTTCATACGCTTCAAGATGCCATCTATGCGATGGAGCACCATGATTTGGACGCAGCCCGGGCGACGGAAAAACAAGAAGCTGAAATCGACCGTATGGAACGGAAATTACGCAGGAAACACATCATGCGGATGAATGACGGACGTTGTTCCGGATCGGCGGGCGTTATCTTTGTCGATATTATCAGCAACCTTGAGAGGATTGGTGATCATTCGGTTAATATTGCTCAAGCGGTTTTGAATGAACAATAG
- a CDS encoding DUF456 domain-containing protein has product MDVLWIGLAFVAYALAVIGVVYPIIPSGPAYIFAIVFFGLYVGFGEFGVAFWVGQTLIVILLFVVDFMTSYYGITRIGGSKAAVWGSMIGLIVGPFIIPVLGIIIGAIAGAIIGELTAGGHNLKSLGKIGLGSLIGYLAGAVIKFIFLFIGLLLAGFSWWI; this is encoded by the coding sequence ATGGATGTATTATGGATCGGGTTGGCGTTTGTAGCCTATGCACTTGCGGTTATCGGGGTAGTCTATCCCATTATCCCGAGCGGTCCCGCCTATATTTTCGCGATTGTTTTTTTCGGGTTGTACGTAGGTTTTGGGGAATTTGGGGTTGCATTTTGGGTTGGACAAACCCTTATTGTTATCCTCCTTTTTGTGGTTGACTTTATGACGAGTTATTATGGGATTACACGTATCGGCGGCTCAAAAGCAGCGGTGTGGGGAAGTATGATCGGGCTCATCGTCGGGCCCTTTATAATCCCTGTGTTGGGTATCATTATCGGGGCAATCGCCGGAGCTATCATCGGGGAATTGACGGCCGGCGGGCATAACCTCAAATCGTTGGGGAAAATCGGATTAGGTTCATTGATCGGCTATTTGGCGGGAGCAGTCATCAAGTTTATTTTTCTGTTTATCGGTCTATTGCTCGCTGGTTTTAGTTGGTGGATATGA
- a CDS encoding superoxide dismutase, protein MANYQLPDLPYAADALEPHIDEETMNIHHDKHHNTYVTKLNDALSGHDDLANQSVEDLVTNLDKVPENIRTAVRNNGGGHANHKLFWTILSPNGGGKPSGDLLSAIENKWGSFDQFQEEFTNAALGRFGSGWAWLVVDGGNLAIQDTLNQDSPLTEGKTPILGIDVWEHAYYLKYQNRRPEYVKAFWNVVNWPEVERRYKEA, encoded by the coding sequence ATGGCTAACTATCAACTTCCGGATCTTCCATATGCAGCAGATGCATTGGAGCCACACATTGATGAAGAAACGATGAACATTCATCATGACAAGCACCATAATACTTATGTAACAAAGTTAAATGATGCACTCTCCGGTCATGATGACCTCGCCAACCAAAGCGTTGAAGATTTGGTGACAAATTTAGATAAAGTACCCGAAAATATTCGTACGGCGGTTCGTAACAACGGCGGCGGCCATGCGAACCACAAGCTGTTTTGGACGATTCTTTCCCCAAACGGAGGCGGCAAGCCATCCGGTGACCTGTTGTCCGCGATCGAAAACAAGTGGGGCAGTTTTGATCAGTTCCAAGAGGAATTTACCAATGCCGCGCTTGGTCGCTTTGGCTCAGGTTGGGCTTGGCTCGTCGTCGATGGCGGTAATCTTGCGATTCAGGATACGTTAAATCAGGATTCCCCTTTAACCGAAGGGAAGACACCGATTCTCGGCATTGATGTCTGGGAGCATGCCTATTACCTCAAATACCAAAACCGTCGTCCGGAATACGTGAAAGCATTCTGGAATGTTGTGAATTGGCCCGAGGTTGAAAGACGTTACAAAGAAGCATAA
- a CDS encoding MFS transporter, with the protein MVSAIFKRLLPENVEATKDFKLLLLIGGLYALSTALSNTFVNVYIWKQSGSITAIALYQLATVLVSPLAFFYAGRLVKRMDRTIVLRVGVVLLALFYFAVLFAGTSVEDVLFLLGLLLGLGFGVYWLAFNVLTFEITSPDTRDVFNGYLGLFTSLAGMIGPMTAGIIIAWFPGYSGYQSIFTVSLLFFAAAVVVSFKFKKRSSAGIFRISKVWQRRHEDLDWRRILYAHFFQGLREGVFTFLIVLWVYTTTQSELALGTYGLITSAVSFCCYFAVGRFLPVRMRRRSIFIGSLLLYVAIFFIVPDPTYMRLMMYGIVISAAYPLIFVPFVSMTYDIIGKAYKAASMRVEYLIVREWFVNGGRAVSIICFLIFIHVLGDKQGILFTLLVFGAGHLFLYLAIRHIPPHGGRLPDDEYSSKSLGAQERQT; encoded by the coding sequence ATGGTCTCTGCGATTTTCAAACGGTTGCTTCCCGAAAATGTGGAAGCAACGAAAGATTTTAAACTATTGCTATTGATCGGTGGCTTATACGCTTTAAGCACGGCGCTTTCGAATACATTTGTCAACGTGTACATATGGAAACAATCCGGGAGCATCACGGCAATTGCCCTTTATCAATTGGCTACGGTCCTTGTTTCGCCTTTGGCGTTCTTTTACGCGGGTCGATTGGTAAAACGGATGGATCGAACGATTGTGTTAAGAGTCGGTGTTGTGCTGCTTGCTCTTTTTTATTTTGCCGTTCTTTTTGCCGGCACGAGCGTGGAGGATGTACTCTTTTTGTTAGGGTTGCTGTTAGGGTTGGGCTTTGGTGTATACTGGCTTGCTTTTAACGTGCTCACGTTTGAAATAACTTCACCGGATACAAGGGATGTTTTCAACGGTTATCTTGGTTTATTCACATCGCTCGCCGGGATGATCGGCCCGATGACTGCCGGAATCATTATTGCCTGGTTCCCGGGATACAGCGGCTATCAGTCTATTTTTACCGTATCCCTGTTGTTTTTTGCTGCAGCGGTGGTTGTCAGTTTTAAATTTAAAAAGCGCTCCTCCGCGGGGATTTTCCGGATCAGTAAAGTTTGGCAGCGACGCCATGAAGATTTGGATTGGCGCCGTATCCTATATGCTCATTTTTTTCAAGGGTTGCGTGAAGGGGTTTTTACGTTTTTAATCGTTTTGTGGGTCTATACGACGACGCAAAGTGAATTGGCATTGGGCACCTATGGTTTAATTACGTCGGCCGTTTCGTTTTGTTGTTATTTTGCGGTAGGGCGCTTTCTGCCTGTCCGTATGCGCAGGCGTTCGATTTTTATCGGCTCTTTGCTGCTATACGTTGCCATTTTCTTTATCGTTCCCGACCCTACATATATGCGCCTGATGATGTATGGGATTGTGATTTCAGCTGCCTATCCGTTGATATTTGTCCCGTTTGTGTCGATGACGTATGATATCATCGGAAAAGCATATAAGGCGGCTTCGATGCGTGTGGAGTATTTAATTGTAAGGGAGTGGTTCGTTAATGGAGGCCGAGCTGTCTCCATCATCTGTTTTTTGATCTTCATTCATGTGCTGGGAGATAAACAGGGAATTTTGTTTACATTGCTTGTTTTTGGCGCCGGGCATCTTTTTCTATACTTGGCCATCCGGCACATTCCTCCTCACGGGGGGAGGCTCCCGGACGACGAATATTCCAGCAAAAGCCTTGGCGCTCAAGAACGTCAAACATAG
- a CDS encoding peptidoglycan D,D-transpeptidase FtsI family protein, translating to MAKEKRKNHIPLRLNILFFAVFILFSILILRLGYIQIVQGEEYEEMVNNDGERTANVDAPRGLMFDRNGNTVVDNELQLTLTYTNRPGNDEERLEIAERLTNFLDIGEEAIDDINEREWQDYWLQTRDEEADELVSDEEEAQLEEDDDIYELQLERLPEEQVIEDLSEEEQETVAIWTEMMSGYNYSPHRIARGIDERTAHAVSELMHELPGIDVMRDSVRMYPYGDSFPTLFGGTGQIHSNDLERYLGQGYERTDIVGTSQLEQEYESVLRGEKAEITTDADGNESMDPGKRGNDLVLTIDMALQQEVEDVIDNNIESTSGSTFLDDREAYAVMMEPDTGEILAMAGYDDHLGTVQSAYEIGSTIKPATVLAGYSSGVIDHGTVYHDTPINLPESPSISSWQNLGHVNDIDAIRQSSNIYMARIAMALADYQLGVSGTDWSGASQAYNVLRNHYRQFGLGVETGIDLPSESTGMAGDDNPQNLLYMSFGQFDTYTPLQMAQFAATLANDGDRLKPRLVKEILDPATDNDESSSVVRQFSPKVMNSVGNTDGDFERMQEGMRQVMQQGGSNGGTAYSDFSGADYNPAGKTGTAQTGVNGQEAQNQAMVAFAPHDDPEVAIAVIVPNTSTSDEDSGLANSITRDALDAYFDMQADGADPEEADDDDEIFRDPDDDLE from the coding sequence ATGGCAAAGGAAAAACGGAAAAATCATATTCCGTTACGTTTGAATATCCTTTTTTTTGCTGTATTTATCTTATTTTCAATTTTGATCTTGCGCCTTGGCTATATACAAATTGTCCAGGGAGAAGAATATGAAGAAATGGTCAATAACGATGGGGAACGGACGGCGAACGTCGACGCGCCGCGGGGGTTAATGTTTGATCGGAACGGAAACACCGTTGTCGATAATGAATTGCAGTTAACGCTTACGTATACGAATCGGCCCGGCAATGATGAAGAGAGGCTGGAGATTGCCGAGCGATTAACTAATTTTTTGGATATTGGTGAAGAAGCTATTGATGATATCAATGAACGGGAGTGGCAAGACTATTGGTTGCAAACGAGGGATGAGGAGGCCGATGAGCTCGTGAGCGACGAGGAAGAAGCCCAGCTCGAGGAAGATGACGACATCTATGAACTCCAGCTGGAGCGGCTACCGGAGGAACAAGTCATCGAGGACCTTAGCGAGGAAGAACAGGAGACCGTGGCGATTTGGACCGAGATGATGAGCGGGTATAATTATTCCCCCCATCGGATTGCGAGAGGCATCGATGAGCGTACGGCCCATGCAGTCAGCGAGTTAATGCATGAACTGCCGGGGATTGACGTCATGCGTGATTCAGTTCGCATGTATCCATACGGAGACAGCTTCCCGACATTGTTTGGCGGGACCGGACAAATCCATTCCAACGATCTGGAGCGGTACTTGGGCCAAGGTTACGAACGAACGGATATTGTCGGTACAAGTCAATTGGAACAAGAATATGAAAGTGTGTTACGGGGAGAAAAAGCAGAAATAACCACCGATGCTGACGGAAATGAATCAATGGATCCGGGGAAGCGAGGCAACGATCTAGTTTTAACGATTGACATGGCTTTGCAGCAAGAAGTGGAGGACGTTATTGACAATAACATTGAAAGCACGAGCGGGAGCACCTTCCTAGATGACCGCGAAGCCTATGCCGTTATGATGGAGCCAGATACGGGGGAGATTCTTGCGATGGCGGGGTATGATGATCATCTCGGCACCGTTCAAAGTGCGTATGAAATTGGGTCGACGATTAAACCGGCAACGGTGCTGGCCGGTTATAGCAGTGGCGTTATTGATCATGGGACGGTCTATCATGATACGCCGATTAATCTGCCCGAATCGCCTTCTATTTCTTCATGGCAAAATTTGGGCCATGTGAATGACATTGACGCCATCCGGCAATCATCTAACATCTATATGGCAAGAATAGCCATGGCACTTGCCGATTACCAACTTGGCGTGAGTGGAACCGATTGGTCGGGAGCATCTCAGGCCTATAATGTACTGCGGAACCACTATCGTCAATTCGGACTCGGCGTGGAAACGGGCATTGATCTCCCTTCAGAATCGACGGGGATGGCAGGAGACGATAATCCCCAGAACCTCCTCTATATGAGCTTTGGACAGTTTGATACGTATACGCCGTTACAAATGGCTCAATTTGCCGCGACATTAGCCAATGACGGTGATCGTCTGAAGCCAAGACTTGTAAAAGAAATTCTCGATCCGGCCACGGACAATGATGAATCGTCTTCGGTCGTTCGCCAATTTAGCCCCAAGGTCATGAATTCTGTGGGTAATACGGATGGGGATTTCGAACGGATGCAGGAAGGCATGAGACAAGTGATGCAACAAGGCGGGTCAAATGGAGGCACAGCATACAGTGATTTTAGCGGTGCCGACTATAATCCGGCGGGGAAAACGGGAACGGCTCAGACCGGTGTTAATGGACAAGAAGCTCAAAATCAGGCGATGGTGGCTTTTGCTCCCCATGATGATCCCGAGGTCGCGATCGCGGTGATTGTCCCGAACACCTCGACGAGCGATGAAGATTCAGGTCTGGCCAACAGCATTACTCGTGATGCTCTCGATGCCTATTTTGACATGCAAGCGGATGGAGCAGATCCGGAAGAAGCCGATGACGATGATGAGATTTTCCGGGATCCGGATGATGATCTGGAATAA
- the rpmG gene encoding 50S ribosomal protein L33 codes for MRVQVTLACTETGDRNYISSKNKRTHPERMELNKFCPRLNRYTLHRETK; via the coding sequence ATGCGTGTTCAAGTAACACTTGCGTGTACGGAAACCGGAGACAGAAACTATATTTCATCGAAAAATAAACGGACCCATCCGGAGCGTATGGAGCTAAACAAATTTTGCCCACGTCTTAACCGTTATACGCTTCACCGTGAAACAAAGTAA
- a CDS encoding 5-formyltetrahydrofolate cyclo-ligase — MNKTEVRSYVREQFSVLTRQEREQRGRKLHRQLYQKSFWEHAKIVAVTIDTYREVPTRPIIEEAWRAGKTVVVPKVDRERHTLDFFKLTSFMELEGTRGLQEPVPTQCEQIAKETIDFVIVPGLAFDHAGYRVGFGGGYYDRYLKNYQGKTAALAFSFQLFPSLPIESHDIPVHHLVAERSS; from the coding sequence ATGAATAAGACAGAGGTTCGTTCGTATGTACGAGAACAATTTTCCGTACTGACGAGGCAGGAGCGAGAGCAACGCGGCCGAAAGTTGCATCGGCAATTATATCAAAAATCGTTTTGGGAACATGCGAAAATCGTTGCCGTAACCATTGATACATATCGAGAAGTACCGACAAGACCGATCATAGAGGAAGCCTGGCGGGCAGGGAAAACGGTCGTTGTCCCCAAAGTAGACCGTGAGCGCCATACGTTGGATTTTTTTAAGCTTACGTCGTTTATGGAGTTGGAGGGGACCCGCGGACTTCAGGAGCCTGTGCCAACCCAATGTGAACAAATCGCAAAGGAAACCATCGACTTCGTTATCGTGCCGGGCTTGGCATTTGATCATGCAGGGTATCGCGTCGGGTTTGGCGGTGGTTACTATGATCGTTATCTCAAAAACTATCAAGGAAAGACCGCCGCTCTTGCCTTTTCTTTTCAACTTTTTCCCTCTTTGCCGATCGAGTCCCACGATATCCCCGTTCACCATTTAGTAGCGGAGAGATCATCGTGA